GCCCTCGGGCGGCACGATGTTCAAGGGGACGGCGGCGAGCTCCGGCGTCGTCGAAGGGCGCGCGCGCGTGCTCCTCTCCGCCGCGCAGATGGACGAGCTGCAACCAGGCGAGGTCCTCGTCGTGCACACGACCGACGTCGGCTGGACGCCGCTCTTCTGCATCGCGGCCGGCGTCGTCACCGAGCTCGGCGGTCCGCTGAGCCACGCCGCCGTCGTCGCGCGCGAGCTCGCGGTGCCGAGCGTCGTCAACGTCGACGGGATCACGCGCGCGCTCCGCACCGGCGACCGCGTCCGCCTCGACGGCGACGCGGGCACGATCGAGAAGCTGCCGGCGTGACGAAGGTCTGGATCGTCCGCGCCGGCGACGGCGCCACGGTGGGCGACATCGTCCGAAAGGCGCACGCCGACGAGAGCGCGATCGCGGACGGACGCGTGTTCGTCGGGAAGAAGCGCGCGACGGCGGCGACGCAGCCGGTGAAGGTCGGGGACACCGTTCGCGTCGGGGCAGCAGCGTCCGCGGCGCCGCCGATCGAGGTTCTGTTCCAGCGCGCCGGCGTCGTCGCGTGCATCAAGCCGGCGGGCCTCCCGACGGTGCCCGATCACGCCGGCGCCGCGCACTCCCTCGTGGCGCTCGTCGCGCGACAGATCGGCGCGCGCGTCGAGGCGCTGCGGATCACGTCGCGGCTCGATCGCGAGGTGAGCGGCGTCGTCCTCTTCGCCCTGGACGCAAGCGCGGAGGAGAAGCTACGCGCCGCACGCGCGGCGGGCACGTATCGACGACGCTACGTCGCGATCGCAGCCGGCGCACGCGGCGCGGACGCGGGCGCGGCCGGCGCACGCGGCGTCGACGCGAGCGCGAGCGCGGGGGAGTGGAGCGCGCCGATCGGACGCGCGAAGGACCCGCTGTTGCGCGCGGTCGGCGGCGCCGACGCGAAGGAGTCACTCACGCGCTGGCGCGTCGTGGCGACCGGCGAGGGGACGCTGCTCCTCGCGGTCGAGCCCGAGACGGGGCGCACGCATCAGATCCGCGTGCACGCGTCGCACGCGGGCTGGCCGCTCCTCGGCGATCGCGACTACGGCGGCCCCACGCGGCTCACGCTCGCGAACGGCGCGATCGTCGCGCCCTCCCGCATCGCGCTGCACGCCGCGCGCGTCGAGGTCGCAGGCTTCGTCGCGGAGGCCCCGATCCCACGCGAGCTCCGCGACCTCTGGCGCGCATGCGGCGGCCACGACGACGCATGGCTCGCGGCCTGCACATGACGGACACGCTCGCGCAAGCCGACTCGCGAGTCGCGGCCCGCGCATGACGGACACGCTCCCGCCACCGAAGCGCGCGTAGCCACTCGCGCCATCGCCACGTGACGGACACACTCGCGCAACGGCGACTCGGGGCGCGCGGGGCGGACGCGATCGCGTGTGCGCCGAGGTTCCGCATGAGGTCGGGGCGCACATGCGTGCGTCGCGGAGATACAATGGGGGGCATGCGCCTCGTTCGCGTCGCTGTTGCTCTCGTGACGGGGGGCGTGCTTGGCGCTGGAGGGATCGGCGTGGCTGGGCGCGTCGCGACGGCGCAGCCCGCCGCCGACGGCGGGGCCGATGCGGCGAAGCCCACGCCGCCCGCGCGTATCCCGCCCGATCCGCCGCCGATGGACGAGCGCATGCAGTGGGTCTTCCACCTGCGCTGGCACAAGAACGAGGTCTACCTCGTCAGCATCCACAAGACGGACATGGGCGGGAGCCACCCGACGCCGCGCGTGATGGGTCGCTTCGCGCTCGAGCTCTTCGAGGGCCCCACCCTCATCGAGCGCGTCCGCTTCGACTTCCCGATGATGGGCATGGAAGAGGTCTCGGACGCGGGCTGGAAGACGCCCCCGCGGTTCTTGCCCGGGCTCACGACGCGGATCGGCGTCTACTTCCCGGCCACCAAGCGCGGCACGCGGCTCGAGCTCTGGGATCGCGCGACGAACCGGCGCTGGCCCCTCCCTTGGCCCCCGGTCGAGGGCGCGTTCGACGGCGGAATCGAGAGCCCGACCCGCTAGATCGACCGGCCGTCCGGCTCGTAGGAAGGTGGCTTGCTCCCAGCCACCTTCCCTCGGCAAACACGCCGACTTGTGCGACCCTTCTGTCCGTCATGACCCAGGCCGACGCCCCCAGCGCCGAATACCCGCTCGTCGGACAGACGATCGCCGGCAAATACAGGATCCTCCGGCTGCTCGGCGAGGGTGGCATGGGATGCGTCTACCAGGGCGAGCAAATGCTCGGCACCACCGCGCGGCGCGTCGCGGTGAAGACGCTGCACCAACACCTCTCCAAAGACGAGTCGGTCAAGGCCCGCTTCCGCCGCGAGGTCGGCACCGTCGCCGCGCTCGAGCACCCGAACACGATCCAGATCTACGACTTCGGCGAGATGCCGGACGGCACGCTCTACATCGTGATGGAGTTCGTGCAGGGCCGCAGCGTCGCGGACATCCTCGAGAAGGACGGGCCGATGCCGCCCGATCGCGTCGAGAACATCCTCCGCCAGGTCGTCGGCTCCCTCGAAGAAGCGCACGGGCACGGCATCGTCCACCGCGACCTCAAGCCCGACAACGTCGTCCTCGCGGAGCGCGCGGGTCAGAAGGACTGGGTC
This window of the Labilithrix sp. genome carries:
- a CDS encoding RluA family pseudouridine synthase; translation: MTKVWIVRAGDGATVGDIVRKAHADESAIADGRVFVGKKRATAATQPVKVGDTVRVGAAASAAPPIEVLFQRAGVVACIKPAGLPTVPDHAGAAHSLVALVARQIGARVEALRITSRLDREVSGVVLFALDASAEEKLRAARAAGTYRRRYVAIAAGARGADAGAAGARGVDASASAGEWSAPIGRAKDPLLRAVGGADAKESLTRWRVVATGEGTLLLAVEPETGRTHQIRVHASHAGWPLLGDRDYGGPTRLTLANGAIVAPSRIALHAARVEVAGFVAEAPIPRELRDLWRACGGHDDAWLAACT